Part of the Candidatus Acidiferrales bacterium genome, CCGATCGGGCCGAAAGAATCCTTTACCCAACGGGAAATGAAACGCGAAGAGCCCCCGCCGCGCGCACCGGTGGAAGATAAATTCGCCATCGCCGAACGACCGTTGCCCACTCTCAAGGAACTCCTCCCGCCGGTGAATTGGTCGACGAGCGGGCAGCGATCCAATAGAAACGATGGCCCGGTTTCCCTCAATACCCGGGATCCGCAGTACATCACCTATTTTGGGAGCATCAAACGTGCCATTGAGGTGGTCTGGCAATACCCGGAGATGGCGCTCAGGTACGGCTTACAGGGAAAGCTGCTGATGGAATTTTCGATCATGGGTAACGGCGAGCTGGCACGAGCGAGAATCCTTCGCTCCTCCGGGTCGAACTTGCTCGACGAAGAAGCGTTACGCGCCGTTCGGTCCGCGGCGCCCTTCAGCCCGATTCCGCCTTGGATCGGCAAAGAGAATATCGATATTCTCGCCAGCTTCGAATACTACGACAATCGTTTGAATTATCGATTCATGCCGTAGCAGGCGGCCGCTGTGGGCGCAGAAAGCGGTGGCGTCAATCCGGCGCGTCTAACCACGCTCACCCGGAAGCGGACGGCTCCCACCTGAGTATCGGCTTGCGCGCCGCCCGGGCTTCGTCCAGGCGGCTGACCGGCGTCGAGTGTGGCGCGGTTTTCACCAGATCCGGCTCCTCTTTGGCTTCACGCGCTATGGCCAGCATCGCGTTGACGAAGCCATCCAACGTTTCCTGGGTCTCAGTTTCCGTGGGCTCGATCATGAGCGCGCCGGAAACAACCAACGGAAAATAAATCGTCGGCGGATGAAACCCATAATCCAAGAGCCGTTTGGCAATGTCGAGGGTGCTTACTCCTAATTTATGTTGGATTTTATCGGTAAAGATGCACTCGTGCATGCAGGGCTCGTCGTAGGCGATTTGATAACTCTTTTCGAGCTTCCGTCGAATATAGTTCGCGTTGAGCAGCGCCATGCGACTCGCCTCTTCAAGGCCGTCGCCGCCGAGCGAGATCATGTAGGCGTAAGCACGCACGAGCACGCCGAAATTGCCGAGGAATGAGCGGACACGCCCGACAGACTTGGGAAAATCCTCAAGCAACTCGAAGCGCTGTCCCTGTTTCACGATCCGCGGCACCGGCAAGTAATCACGCAACCGTTCCTTCACCGCGACCGGCCCGGCGCCGGGGCCGCCGCCGCCGTGCGGCGTGGAAAAGGTCTTGTGCAGATTCATGTGCAGCACGTCCACGCCCATGTGTCCGGGCTTGGCCACCCCCATCAGCGCGTTGAGGTTGGCGCCGTCGAGATAGACCAGCCCGCCCTTGGCGTGGACCACCGCTGAAATGGCCTCGATGTTTTTTTCGAAAAGCCCCAGCGTGTTGGGGTTGGTGACCATCAGCGCGGCCACGTCCGAGT contains:
- a CDS encoding energy transducer TonB, whose product is PIGPKESFTQREMKREEPPPRAPVEDKFAIAERPLPTLKELLPPVNWSTSGQRSNRNDGPVSLNTRDPQYITYFGSIKRAIEVVWQYPEMALRYGLQGKLLMEFSIMGNGELARARILRSSGSNLLDEEALRAVRSAAPFSPIPPWIGKENIDILASFEYYDNRLNYRFMP
- the gcvPB gene encoding aminomethyl-transferring glycine dehydrogenase subunit GcvPB; translated protein: MSEASPGDRKVRTAAPRLIFESGSPGRSGFCWPSAEVPAHDAIPKALLRDEIAGFPELGELEVLRHFTRLSQRNFAIESQFYPLGSCTMKYNPKINELVARFPGFAEIHPLASADLLQGALELLYELERLLVEVSGMEHVSLQPSAGAQGELTGLMLIRAYLTEQGGPRKKIIVPDTAHGTNPASSTLCGYDVIQIASNAQGVIDAAAVDKAMDSDVAALMVTNPNTLGLFEKNIEAISAVVHAKGGLVYLDGANLNALMGVAKPGHMGVDVLHMNLHKTFSTPHGGGGPGAGPVAVKERLRDYLPVPRIVKQGQRFELLEDFPKSVGRVRSFLGNFGVLVRAYAYMISLGGDGLEEASRMALLNANYIRRKLEKSYQIAYDEPCMHECIFTDKIQHKLGVSTLDIAKRLLDYGFHPPTIYFPLVVSGALMIEPTETETQETLDGFVNAMLAIAREAKEEPDLVKTAPHSTPVSRLDEARAARKPILRWEPSASG